Proteins encoded in a region of the Misgurnus anguillicaudatus chromosome 9, ASM2758022v2, whole genome shotgun sequence genome:
- the psmd5 gene encoding 26S proteasome non-ATPase regulatory subunit 5 has product MAAPIESLLNELRESEDPIEELKTLRTAVFATPVSGLREAVSGARLEILFSLLNTNDKEQIEVCVEILSRVLQTLDPVQLAQNYKTALHVGLNHPNDSVKVLTLTQIGRVVGHVDGVTQMLNSTEILRDVIQCISVESIAVAEKAVAALIELSSTKAGLDALFRSDLLKKLKDVMGTSDIIRYRVYELIVDVSTASPVSLGYCANSGLISQMLDEVTGEDILVRATAIEMVTNLAKSQHGRQYLAQQGVMDKIANMIIAAESDPLSSLYLPALVKFFGKLAIMDSPQQVCEKFPVFLEAVFSMAMTLEPTLTPVAVDTLGELGKTVEGKQVLHKAGEKFTSVLKKISKITSDGETELRLRCLDALTHLLTLPVEQQTDDLLLLTESWFNSLSSQPMAMIRNISIQPFPEFHCRALRVFTAIGCQPWGQRLMMDTPGFVEWMLDRSVGKGKEAKDCKFELVGTILSSSSTREIFGAQNYLKLKTYMKEGPYYVTAVSTVSTEGAD; this is encoded by the exons ATGGCGGCGCCTATAGAGAGCTTGCTGAATGAACTCCGTGAGTCTGAAGATCCGATCGAGGAGCTGAAGACTCTCCGGACGGCCGTGTTTGCGACACCTGTGAGCGGATTGAGGGAGGCGGTGTCCGGGGCTCGGCTGGAGATTTTATTCAGCCTTTTGAACACGAATGACAA AGAGCAGATAGAGGTGTGTGTGGAAATCCTGAGTCGGGTTCTCCAGACGTTAGACCCCGTACAGCTGGCTCAGAACTACAAGACTGCGCTTCACGTTGGACTGAACCATCCCAATGACTCTGTTAAAGTTCTCACCCTCACACAG ATCGGCCGTGTCGTTGGTCATGTGGATGGAGTGACCCAGATGCTGAACAGCACAGAAATCCTGCGTGATGTGATTCAGTGCATCAGCGTTGAGAGTATCGCTGTGGCCGAAAAG GCAGTAGCTGCCCTCATTGAGCTCAGTAGCACAAAGGCGGGGCTTGATGCTCTGTTCCGCTCTGATTTGCTAAAAAAGCTGAAGGATGTGATGGGCACCAGTGACATCATCAGGTACAGGGTTTATGAG cTGATTGTGGATGTGTCTACAGCGTCTCCAGTTTCTCTGGGTTATTGTGCCAACAGTGGTTTAATCTCACAAATGCTTGATGAAGTGACTGGAGAGGATATTTTGGTCAG AGCAACAGCGATAGAGATGGTCACCAATCTAGCTAAAAGCCAGCATGGCCGTCAGTATTTGGCACAGCAAGGCGTCATGGATAAAATTGCAAACATGATCATCGCAGCAGAGTCTGACCCTTTATCCAGCCTTTACCTGCCAG CACTGGTGAAGTTTTTTGGCAAACTCGCGATCATGGACAGCCCGCAGCAGGTGTGTGAGAAGTTTCCTGTATTCCTTGAAGCGgtcttttccatggcaatgACCCTGGAGCCCACATTGACCCCCGTCGCCGTGGATACACTTGGAGAACTGGGCAAAACCGTGGAGGGTAAACAGGTCCTGCATAAAGCAG GTGAGAAGTTTACGTCCGTGTTAAAGAAAATCAGTAAAATTACCAGCGATGGAGAGACTGAGCTCAGGCTGAGATGTCTGGATGCTCTTACTCACCTGTTGACATTACCT GTGGAACAGCAGACGGATGATCTTCTGCTATTGACAGAGTCATGGTTTAACAGTCTGAGCTCTCAGCCGATGGCGATGATTCGTAACATAAGCATACAACCTTTCCCTGAGTTTCACTGCAGAGCTCTGCGAGTTTTTACT GCCATTGGCTGCCAGCCGTGGGGACAGCGGCTGATGATGGACACTCCTGGATTTGTGGAGTGGATGCTGGATCGGTCGGTGGGAAAGGGAAAAGAAGCCAAAGATTGTAAATTTGAGCTGGTGGGGACGATCTTGAGCTCTTCGAGCACTCGGGAGATCTTCGGAGCGCAAAATTACTTAAAGCTGAAGACATACATGAAAGAAGGACCGTATTACGTCACCGCAGTGTCTACTGTCAGCACAGAAGGAGCAGATTGA